In a single window of the Olivibacter sp. SDN3 genome:
- the recN gene encoding DNA repair protein RecN produces the protein MLSRLSIRNYALIDKLDIQPSNGLNILTGETGAGKSIILGALSLILGQRAESKYFYKQDQKCIIEGFFHINDYHLKPFFEEQDLDYEEETILRREISADGKSRAFINDSPVNLAILKSLGERLIDIHSQHATLEINNENFQLLTLDSVANNNSLLNRYQEIFKRYKQVDHTLKSLLEDVKQAQTEADYHRFLYEELSTANLSADEQEALEQEQNQLSHAEEIKRALLAAKYLFTEQEQPIIPNLKEALQHVQQAAQYIPDLNELTQRLDSTFIEIKDIAEEIERTEQGVLFDESRLSEVNDRLSFIYQLQQKHHVNTVEELLAIQQDLENKLAKLSSNDEEVTALQHQLEALKKESDDLATELSVARQRIIPIVQQEIIHILKDVGIPNSTLNIELTRTDHLRPSGIDTVRFLFSANKGQQPQPLNKVASGGELSRLMLAIKSLIAKTSALPTIIFDEIDTGISGEVALRVGNVMEEMAKNMQVIAISHLPQIASKGETHYQVYKADDQDKTRTNMRKLNADERIFEIAQMLSGSIPGEAAIQHAKELLAG, from the coding sequence ATGCTGAGTCGATTATCCATACGAAACTACGCACTGATAGACAAGCTCGATATCCAACCCTCCAATGGTCTTAATATATTAACAGGAGAAACCGGAGCGGGAAAATCAATTATACTTGGAGCTTTGTCACTTATTCTTGGTCAAAGAGCCGAAAGTAAATATTTCTACAAACAAGACCAAAAATGTATCATCGAAGGTTTTTTTCATATCAATGATTACCACCTAAAACCATTTTTCGAAGAGCAAGATCTCGATTACGAAGAAGAGACGATTTTACGTAGGGAAATCAGTGCCGACGGAAAATCCCGGGCATTTATCAACGACAGCCCTGTTAATTTAGCGATCTTGAAATCTCTAGGCGAGCGGTTAATTGATATCCACTCACAGCATGCTACCCTGGAAATCAACAATGAAAATTTTCAGTTATTGACCTTGGATAGCGTCGCTAACAACAACTCTCTTCTTAACCGTTATCAAGAGATCTTTAAACGTTATAAGCAAGTTGACCACACCTTAAAAAGTCTGTTAGAGGACGTAAAGCAAGCTCAAACGGAGGCCGACTATCACCGGTTTTTGTATGAGGAGCTTTCAACAGCTAACTTATCCGCTGATGAACAAGAAGCTTTAGAGCAAGAACAAAACCAGCTCAGCCATGCCGAGGAAATTAAACGCGCACTACTTGCCGCAAAATATTTGTTTACTGAACAAGAACAACCGATCATCCCGAATTTAAAAGAAGCTCTTCAGCACGTACAGCAGGCCGCACAATATATACCCGACTTAAATGAACTAACCCAGCGTCTTGATAGTACCTTTATAGAAATTAAAGATATTGCAGAAGAAATTGAGCGGACGGAGCAAGGCGTACTATTCGATGAAAGCCGTTTATCCGAAGTAAATGATCGCTTGAGTTTTATTTACCAATTACAGCAAAAACACCACGTAAATACGGTAGAGGAATTGTTAGCCATACAACAGGATTTAGAAAACAAGTTGGCCAAGCTCTCCTCAAATGATGAGGAGGTGACAGCACTCCAGCACCAACTCGAAGCGTTAAAAAAAGAAAGTGATGATCTTGCAACTGAGCTAAGTGTGGCAAGACAGCGTATTATCCCGATCGTTCAGCAAGAAATCATCCATATTCTGAAGGATGTGGGTATACCCAACAGCACCTTAAATATCGAATTAACACGAACCGATCACTTGCGCCCATCAGGAATCGATACCGTTCGTTTTCTTTTCAGTGCAAATAAGGGACAGCAGCCCCAGCCCCTAAACAAAGTAGCATCGGGAGGTGAACTATCTCGATTAATGCTTGCCATCAAATCACTTATCGCAAAAACATCTGCATTACCCACTATTATTTTTGACGAGATTGATACCGGTATTTCAGGTGAAGTTGCATTAAGAGTTGGAAATGTCATGGAAGAAATGGCGAAAAATATGCAGGTGATCGCTATTTCGCATCTACCGCAAATTGCCTCCAAGGGAGAGACCCATTATCAAGTTTATAAAGCGGACGACCAAGATAAAACACGTACCAACATGCGTAAATTAAACGCAGATGAACGTATATTTGAAATTGCCCAAATGCTCAGCGGTAGCATCCCGGGCGAGGCGGCAATTCAACATGCAAAAGAGTTATTGGCCGGATAA
- a CDS encoding OsmC family peroxiredoxin yields MKRKATAIWQGSGKEGQGKLSTESEVLQETQYSYKTRFEDGKGTNPEELVAAAHAGCFTMKLAFNIDAAGFKADSLETTCSIELKDGSITTSSLTVKAKVPSIQKTKFDELVTDAEKNCPISKLLNTNITVDAHLEN; encoded by the coding sequence ATGAAAAGAAAAGCGACTGCCATATGGCAAGGATCAGGAAAAGAAGGACAAGGAAAACTATCTACTGAAAGTGAAGTTTTACAAGAAACCCAATATTCCTACAAAACACGTTTTGAAGACGGAAAAGGCACCAACCCAGAAGAACTTGTTGCAGCAGCACATGCTGGTTGTTTCACCATGAAGCTTGCCTTTAATATTGATGCAGCTGGTTTCAAAGCCGACAGTCTGGAAACTACTTGCAGCATTGAACTCAAAGATGGTTCCATCACCACATCTTCGTTAACAGTGAAAGCAAAGGTGCCGAGCATTCAGAAAACAAAGTTCGACGAGCTGGTTACCGATGCAGAAAAGAACTGTCCGATTTCCAAATTGCTTAACACTAATATTACCGTTGATGCACACTTAGAAAACTGA
- a CDS encoding DUF4835 family protein has protein sequence MIKRLLLLFTICVVFSGEVSAQELQARVQILSPQVQATNKRALAMLQLAMTDFLNNKQWSKHNVHPEERIDCNFVVTIKEWDGSSNFKAEAQIISTRPIYNSPILTLSDRDFDFNYTAGEPLDFSDQQYLSNLTSLLAYYAYLIIGLDADTFSLNGGASFYQSAQNVLNNAQNSNFTGWKSIEGFSNRFWLISNMHDSNYQSLHNFAYRYHIQVLDKMADNQQLPRKEILNLLPLLTQVDRMAQGALYNQLFYTAKAEELIGIISGLPSPERVKAINLLSAADPANINKYEN, from the coding sequence ATGATAAAAAGACTGTTGCTTTTATTCACCATCTGTGTGGTGTTTTCAGGAGAAGTTTCTGCTCAGGAACTTCAAGCGCGTGTACAGATTCTCTCACCTCAAGTACAGGCTACCAACAAACGTGCATTAGCAATGTTGCAATTGGCTATGACCGATTTTCTAAATAACAAACAGTGGAGTAAACATAATGTGCACCCTGAAGAACGCATAGACTGTAATTTCGTCGTAACCATTAAAGAATGGGACGGAAGCTCAAATTTTAAGGCGGAAGCTCAAATAATATCTACCAGACCGATTTATAACAGCCCCATCTTAACACTTTCAGATCGAGATTTTGATTTTAATTATACAGCAGGTGAACCACTCGATTTTTCCGATCAGCAATATTTAAGTAACTTAACCTCGCTATTGGCCTATTATGCCTATTTGATAATTGGGCTAGACGCCGATACCTTCAGCCTAAATGGAGGGGCCTCTTTCTATCAGTCGGCACAAAACGTTCTTAACAATGCACAAAATTCGAATTTTACCGGTTGGAAATCCATTGAGGGTTTTAGTAACCGCTTTTGGCTTATCAGTAATATGCACGATAGCAACTATCAATCGCTTCATAATTTTGCATATCGATACCATATACAAGTCTTAGATAAAATGGCAGACAATCAGCAGCTTCCTCGTAAAGAAATATTAAATTTGTTGCCGTTGTTAACACAGGTAGATCGTATGGCACAGGGAGCGCTGTATAATCAACTATTTTATACCGCAAAGGCTGAAGAACTCATTGGCATCATCAGTGGACTACCGAGCCCCGAGCGCGTGAAAGCAATAAACTTATTATCAGCGGCAGACCCCGCTAATATTAACAAATACGAAAATTAA
- a CDS encoding thioredoxin domain-containing protein — protein MKNQLIGCKAIMLMAVLFLLAGCGKRGGAHKILKAEAFQEELATYAQNGQLIDVRTEEEFAQGHLAGAKNINYNSNDFKERISDLDRNAPVFVYCLGGGRSNATAEELAGMGFTQVYDLKGGIMAWKNKNLPIEGGNIEKTADRVTMDDLHNVLRKNKITLVDFYADWCVPCKEMEPTLEKLAKDYKDKVFIYRINVDEATLLSETLKIEGIPLFHVYKGDKLVRELTGFQEEEDLKTVIDAI, from the coding sequence ATGAAGAATCAACTAATTGGATGCAAGGCAATCATGCTAATGGCTGTTCTGTTTTTACTCGCAGGTTGTGGGAAGCGTGGCGGTGCGCATAAAATATTGAAAGCGGAGGCTTTTCAGGAAGAGTTAGCTACATATGCACAGAATGGACAACTTATTGATGTGCGTACGGAGGAAGAATTTGCTCAAGGGCATTTGGCAGGAGCAAAGAATATCAATTATAACAGTAATGATTTTAAAGAAAGAATAAGTGACTTAGATAGAAACGCACCTGTCTTCGTGTATTGTCTTGGTGGCGGAAGAAGTAATGCAACTGCTGAAGAGTTGGCCGGCATGGGCTTTACACAGGTATATGACCTGAAGGGTGGTATCATGGCTTGGAAAAATAAAAATTTACCTATTGAAGGAGGAAATATCGAGAAAACGGCAGATCGTGTGACGATGGATGACCTTCACAACGTACTCCGTAAGAATAAAATTACGTTGGTGGATTTCTATGCCGATTGGTGTGTTCCTTGTAAGGAAATGGAACCTACACTGGAGAAACTGGCCAAAGATTATAAAGATAAGGTCTTTATATATAGAATAAATGTAGACGAAGCGACGCTACTTTCAGAAACGTTAAAGATAGAAGGTATTCCGTTATTTCATGTATATAAAGGAGACAAATTGGTTCGGGAATTAACGGGCTTTCAAGAGGAGGAAGATTTGAAAACAGTGATTGATGCAATCTAA
- a CDS encoding enoyl-ACP reductase, translating to MAYNLLKGKRGIISGALNSSSIAWKVAEKAHEEGATFVLTNAPIAMRMGELNGLAKQTGSEIIPADATSVDDLTNLFTKSQEILGGKIDFVLHSIGMSVNVRKNIPYTEANYDYFQKGMDVSALSFHKMLSVAKKLDAINEWGSVVALTYAAAQRTYSFYNDMADIKAALESIARSFGYHYGVAKKVRVNTVSQSPTKTTAGTGIKGFGDFFDFADAMSPLGNASAEQCADYCITLFSDLTRMVTMQNLYHDGGYSSTGVTSAVLEKMGIDS from the coding sequence ATGGCATATAACCTATTAAAAGGGAAAAGAGGAATTATATCTGGTGCATTAAATTCCAGCTCCATTGCTTGGAAAGTTGCTGAGAAAGCACATGAAGAAGGTGCTACTTTCGTCTTAACGAACGCGCCTATTGCGATGCGCATGGGTGAATTGAACGGATTAGCAAAACAAACAGGATCAGAAATCATTCCGGCAGATGCTACCAGTGTTGATGATCTCACCAATCTTTTCACCAAATCACAGGAAATCTTAGGTGGAAAAATAGACTTTGTACTGCACTCTATCGGTATGAGCGTGAATGTCCGTAAGAATATCCCTTATACAGAAGCCAATTACGATTATTTCCAAAAGGGTATGGATGTTTCTGCCCTATCCTTTCATAAAATGTTAAGTGTCGCTAAAAAGCTGGACGCCATAAACGAGTGGGGCAGCGTAGTGGCATTAACTTATGCTGCTGCTCAACGCACCTATTCTTTCTATAATGATATGGCCGATATCAAAGCGGCTTTGGAATCCATTGCCCGTAGCTTCGGATACCACTATGGTGTAGCGAAAAAAGTACGCGTTAATACAGTTTCGCAGTCACCCACCAAAACTACTGCCGGAACAGGTATTAAAGGTTTTGGCGACTTCTTTGACTTTGCCGATGCCATGTCTCCATTAGGCAATGCCTCTGCTGAACAGTGTGCTGACTATTGCATTACCTTGTTCTCTGATCTTACCCGCATGGTAACCATGCAGAACCTATACCACGATGGTGGCTACTCTTCAACTGGTGTTACCAGTGCAGTGTTGGAGAAAATGGGAATAGATTCTTAA